In Methylobacterium sp. WL1, the sequence CCGAGGGCAACGACACGATCGTGGCCGACAGCCCGCTCTACACGCCGGAGCTGCGCACGCTCCACGCCGGCTACGACCCGGCCGGGGCCGCACGCCTGCTCGACGCGATCGGGCTCACCGGCCGCGACGGCTCCGGTATCCGCCTGATGCCGGACGGGCGCGCCATGGAGGTCGTGGTCGACAGCGACGGCGAGGCCGAGATGGTGCTGGACGCGCTCCTGCTCATCACCGAGTTCTGGCGCGAGGTCGGCATCCGCCTCGTGACCAAGCCGCAGGAGCGGACCAACCTGCACCGCCGCTCGATCGGCGGCATGACCGTGATGGTCGCAGCTCAAGGCCTCGACCTCGCGGTGCCGACCGCGATCATGCCGCCGACCGAGCTGAGCCCGGCCCAGCCCGAGCACTATGCCTGGCCGCTCTGGAGCGCCAACGTCGAGAGCCGGGGCAAGTCCGGCGAGGCCTGCGACGTCCCCGAGGTCCAGCACCTGCTCGACCTCGACCGGGAATGGCGCCACACGGACGACGCCGAGCGGCAGGCCGCGATTTGGCGCGAGATGCTGATGAACCACGCGCAGAACACCTGGGTGATCGGCACGGTGGCGGGCGCGCTCCAGCCCGTGGTCGCGGCCGACCGCCTCGCCAACCTGCCCGGGCGCGCCCTGTACGCCTGGGATCCCACGGCCCTGATCGGCGTGCAGCGCCTCGACGAGGTGTTCTGGGACAAGGGCGCCGACACGCGCGCGGAGGTCCGGTGATCATCCAGATCCTCCGCCGCATCGTCACCATGGCGGTGACGCTGCTCGTCATCTCCGCCTTGGTGTTCCTCATCATCAAGCTGCCGCCGGGCGACTACCTGACCAACCGGATCATGGAGCTGCGCGCCACCGGCGAAGCGGGCTCCGTGGCCAAGGCCGAGTTGCTGATCCGCCAATACGGGCTCGATCGGCCGGTCTGGGAGCAATACCTGATGTGGATCGGCCTGATGCCGGGACCGGTCGGGTTCTCGGGGCTGCTCCAGGGTGATTGGGGCTGGTCGTTCGAGTACGACAAGCCGGTGGCGGACGTGGTCGGCGACGCTCTGTGGCTGACCCTGCTGATCAACCTGACCGCGGTGGTCTTCGTTCACGTGGTCGCGATCCCGGCGGCGATCTATTCCGCCACCCACCGGCACACAGTCGGGGACGCGGTGGTGACGCTGCTCGGCTATGTCGGGCTCGCCGTGCCGGGGTTCCTGCTGGCGCTGATCCTGCTGTTCTACGCCAACCGCTGGTTCGGCCTGTCGATCGGCGGCCTTTACGATTCGGCGCTGACCAACCAGCCCTGGGACTGGCCCAAGATCCGCTCGCTGCTGGCGCATCTGGTGGTGCCGACCCTGGTGATCGGGCTGGGCGGCACCGCCGCGATGATCCGCCGGATGCGGGCGAACCTGCTGGACGAGCTGGCCAAGCCCTACACGGTTACCGCCCGGGCCAAGGGCCTGCCGCCGATGCGGGCGCTGCTGAAATATCCGTTCCGGATGTCGCTCAACCCGTTCGTGGCCGATATCGGCAACCTGCTGCCGCACCTCGTCTCGGGCTCGGTGCTGGTCTCGCTGGTGCTGAGCCTGCCGACGGTCGGGCCGCTCCTCCTCGACGCGCTCCGCAGCCAGGACCAGTTCATGGCCGGGTTCATCCTGATGTTCGTCGCCGGACTCACGCTGGTCGGCATGCTGATTTCCGACCTGATCCTGGTCTGGCTCGATCCGCGCATCCGCATGGGCGCGCGGTGATGGGCGCGCGGTGACGGAACCGGTGATGCCAGAGACGGCCCGAGGCCACTTCGTCGATCCGGCGCCTTTCGAGCCACAGGCGGTGGGCGAGAACCCCGCCGGCGGCGCTTCGGCCTGGCGGCTGATCGTCCGGAAGTTCCTGCGCCACCGGATCGCCGTGGCCTCGGCGCTGATCCTGCTGGCGCTCTACGCGACGGTGCCGTTCGTGGAGATGCTGGCGCCCTACGGCCAGGCCCGGCGCAACGGCGACTTCCTGCACGCACCGCCGCAGGGCGTGCACCTGTTCCACGACGGCCGATACGTCGGGCCGTTCGTCTATCCCTACCGGGCGCATCTGGACCTCGACACGTTCCGGCGGGACTACGTGGTGGATGCGTCCCAGCCGCAGCCCCTGCGCGTCCTCTGCCGGGGCGATGGCTATGCCTGGCTCGGGCTGATCGCCACCGACATCCACGTCGTCTGCCCGCCGGAGGCCGGTACCCTGTTCCTGCTCGGCACCGACCGGCTCGGGCGCGACCTGTTCTCCCGCATGATCTACGGGGCGCGGATCTCGCTCACGATCGGGCTTGTGGGCGTTGCGATCTCCTTCACGCTCGGCATGCTGTTCGGCGGGATCGCGGGCTATTTCGGCGGGGTGGTCGATGCCGGGGTGCAGCGCCTGATCGAGGTGGTGCGCTCGCTGCCCGAGCTGCCGCTCTGGCTCGCCCTGTCGGCGGCGCTGCCGCCCAACTGGAGCCCGCTGCTCGTCTTCTTCGGCATCACCGTAATCCTCGGCTTGCTCGACTGGCCGGGCCTCGCCCGGGCGGTGCGCGGCAAGCTGCTGGCCCTGCGCGAGGAGGATTTCGTCCAGGCCGCGGAGCTGATGGGCGCCTCGCCGGCCCGGGTGATCGGCCGCCACCTGATCCCGAACTTCATGAGCCACCTGATCGCCTCGGCGACCCTGTCGATCCCGACCATGATCCTGGGTGAGACCGCCCTCTCCTTCCTGGGCCTGGGCCTGCGCCCGCCGGTGACGAGCTGGGGCGTGCTGCTCAACGAGGCGCAGAATCTGGCGGCGGTGCAGCTCTATCCCTGGCTGCTGCTGCCGGTCCTGCCGGTGCTGGTGACGGTGCTGGCCTTCAACTTCATGGGCGACGGGCTGCGGGATGCGGCCGATCCGTATCATTGAGGGTGGGTCGGGGCCGCGGACCGAGGTGTTCCGGGGCATGGATGATCCCCTCGGCCGAAAATGTACCGGAATCTGGGACCTCTCGAGGACCGGTCTTCGCGCTGCGCCATCCGGAATAAGCCGATGGGCCCGACGAAGCGCAGGCATACAGGAAGGTGACTCTTCCAACCTGTCGTTTGGAAGAATGGCGTGACCGGTCGAGTCCCACCGGTCGACCTCGCGAAGCAATACCGAGGATCGAACCGCCATCGGGTCGCTGGTTGAGCAAGTTTGCCAAAAATTTCTCAGCATGTGCTCAGTACGAAACAATCTTAGATGAGACCAATTCGCCGAGCATAATCTCGGCGGATGCTCTAATCTTCGTCGCTTCGCGGCAGGAATGCTTCGTTATCACCAGAAGTGCGACGTGAACCATTGATATTCGGAAGGACCATCCATGCGAACCGTCGCCTGTATCGCCGCCCTGGTCGTTTCAACGGCTTTTCCAGCCCTGGCCCAGGACTTCCACAGGCAGCGCGAGCTCAACATCCTGAAGGACATCGAGTCGAGCCAGCGGAAGCAGCTTGAGCTTGCCCGCGCGCAGGCCCGGCGGGACAAGGACCGCGCTCGGCGCGAGGAGAATGTGTTCGTCAACGCGCAGCGGGACGCGCGGAGCGCCCGCCGGTTTGACCGGCACTGATCGACCGGCCGGTCCATCCCGATACCGCCCTACCCCGCCAACGGCAGCGGCGCGATCCGGGCCGGCGCCGCGGCGCTCTTGCGCTCCAGCAGCCCGGGCGGTGGGACCGGCGCGTCGATCGTGCAGATCACGCCGGTCTCCTCGTAGGTCAATGCCACCTCGCCGGCCAGCTCGCGGGCTAGGCTGCGCTCGATCAGGCGGGAGCCGAAGCCGGTGCGCGTCGGCTTCTTCACCGGCGGGCCGCCGCGCTCGGCCCAGCGCAGGTACAGGCGGATCTCCGCTTCGCGCCGCACCGTCCAGGAGATCTCGACCGTGCCCCCCTCGACCGAGAGGGCGCCGTACTTGACCGCGTTGGTGCCGAGTTCGTGCAGCGCCATGGCGATCGATAGCGCGAGCCGCGGCGGCAGGCGCAGGGCTGGGCCGATCACGGCGAAGCGCGACGCGTGTCCGTCCCCGGATTCGAGCGGCCGGATCGCGTCCGCCACGACGGCCGACATCTCCGCGCCCTCCCAGCTCTCGCGGGTGAGCACGTCGTGGACCCGGGCGAGCGCCAGAAGCCGCGCCTCGAATGCCGCCCGGGCGGCGTCGGCCTCCGGGCCTTCCAGACCGCGTAAGGATTGGCCGGCGATGGACTGGACGGTGGCCAGGGTATTCTTCACCCGGTGGTTCAGCTCGTGGATCAGGAGCAGCAGGTGCTCCTCGGCGAACTTCGCGTCGGTGATGTCGATGTTGCAGCCGGTGTAGCCGAGGAAGTTCTGGTCGTCGTCGAGGCGCGGCACGCCCTCGCACCGGAGCCAACGCACGGCCCCGCCCCGGTCGATGACCCGCACCTCGGTGCGGAACGGCGCGCGGGCCTCGAAGGCCTCTGCGAACGCCGCGCGGAAATGCTCGAGGTCGTCCGCGTAGACGATCCGCTCCCAGCCCTCGTTGGTGAGCTCGGCCGCCGGGATCCCGAACATGTGCTCGAAATGCAGGTTGGCGAAGCTGACCCCGCCGGATTCGTCGGTCATCCAGATCAGCGCCGGTGCTGAATCGGCCATGTGGCGGAACCGCGCCTCGCTCTCGCTCAGCGCGGTGAGGCCGCGGCGGGTATCGGC encodes:
- a CDS encoding ABC transporter permease; this encodes MIIQILRRIVTMAVTLLVISALVFLIIKLPPGDYLTNRIMELRATGEAGSVAKAELLIRQYGLDRPVWEQYLMWIGLMPGPVGFSGLLQGDWGWSFEYDKPVADVVGDALWLTLLINLTAVVFVHVVAIPAAIYSATHRHTVGDAVVTLLGYVGLAVPGFLLALILLFYANRWFGLSIGGLYDSALTNQPWDWPKIRSLLAHLVVPTLVIGLGGTAAMIRRMRANLLDELAKPYTVTARAKGLPPMRALLKYPFRMSLNPFVADIGNLLPHLVSGSVLVSLVLSLPTVGPLLLDALRSQDQFMAGFILMFVAGLTLVGMLISDLILVWLDPRIRMGAR
- a CDS encoding ABC transporter permease, producing MPETARGHFVDPAPFEPQAVGENPAGGASAWRLIVRKFLRHRIAVASALILLALYATVPFVEMLAPYGQARRNGDFLHAPPQGVHLFHDGRYVGPFVYPYRAHLDLDTFRRDYVVDASQPQPLRVLCRGDGYAWLGLIATDIHVVCPPEAGTLFLLGTDRLGRDLFSRMIYGARISLTIGLVGVAISFTLGMLFGGIAGYFGGVVDAGVQRLIEVVRSLPELPLWLALSAALPPNWSPLLVFFGITVILGLLDWPGLARAVRGKLLALREEDFVQAAELMGASPARVIGRHLIPNFMSHLIASATLSIPTMILGETALSFLGLGLRPPVTSWGVLLNEAQNLAAVQLYPWLLLPVLPVLVTVLAFNFMGDGLRDAADPYH